The following nucleotide sequence is from Mesorhizobium sp. J8.
AAGCCATAGTCACCCGGACCATACTGAACGCTGCCGCCGCCGCTCTGCGCCTTGAGATAGACCATCGGCCGGCTGTTGCCGCGCAACGTGTTTCCGAGCGCCTGAATGCTGGAATATGGGTTGCAGATAAACATCGGCGTGAAGTCGCAGACGCTCGAGGAAAACCCCGCGACCGCCGAGGCCGTGATGGTGAAGCTGTTGGTGGCGGACGAACTCAAGAATGAGGCAGGGAAGAGTGCGGAGTAGCCGACGGGCGTCACCACCACCTGTACGTATCGGGCCTTCGCGGCATCAGTCACTTCATCGGTGATGAAATCGGTGAGAGGCAGCGCGTCGCCGGCCACGCCGTTTTTGGTTGCCGGGATCGTCCGAAGATATCGCCTTGTCACGCCAGCGGCCGCAAGGGTCTGCGGGCCGGGATTTGTGGAGTTCGAGAAATAGTACTGGTTGGCCACCAGGGTCGCTAGAGCGCGGTCGGCTCTGGTAATGCTATCCGATTTGCCATCAAGTTCGGCTGCTGCGGCGATCGCGAACGCGTCCGCACCTTTCTGCAGGTCGAAATGCATGTTGTTCGCCCGGCTTAGATCGATGACGAGTAGCGAAAAGCCAATGATCGCGGGCAACATGACGCTGACGAGGATGAGCGCCATGCCGCGCTGATCGCGCCAGAATCTGCGTATGGTCCCCAACATGACCTTACTCTCTTTCGTCCTGCGCCGGCCCCTCGTCGCCCGGCGCGACCCCCGCATCCTTTTTGCTCAGTTTGCTGTGCTCGTCCCAACCGACGGCCCGACATTGACTGTCATGTTCGTCGCCGGCGCGGACGTGCTTGGCGGAAGTTTGTATTTCTGGACGACACCGACGGAGCGTGGGCCGTCGCCTTCGATCTTCGTGTTGTTGGAAGCCGGGTTATAGGGGTCGACTGTCTGCAGCAGCTGATTAGCCTTCTGCGAGTCGCCAGATGCCAGCGTCATCGTGTCGTAATTGTTCAGATAGTCGGCGGCGCAGCCCGCGAGCAGGCTGGAGCCGAGAAGGACGAGCAAGAGCTTATTTTTTGACATAGACCAGCTTGTCCTTTGATTTGACATCCAGCATGTGGCCATAGGGCCCCGTGACACCATCGCCATGCTCATACATGCGGATCATGTCCTTGCTGACTTCGAGCTGGCCGAGCAGCATCAGCTCCGGGTCATTGGCGGGTCTTGTCTTATCGAAAGGCGTCGCCAACTGTTCGCCCGGCTTGACCGGCCGCACGAGATGCGGCGTCACGATGACGACAAGTTCGGTCTCTTCCTTCTGCGTGCTCGAATTGTGGAAAAGCGCCCCGACGATCGGCACCTGGCCGAGCCACGGCACCTGATCCTGCAGCCGGGTATTCTTGCTGGAGAGCAGGCCGCCGACCGCGAAGCTCTGGCCGTCACGCAGGTCGACCACAGTTGTCAGCTTGCGATTGGTAAAGATCGGGTCGCCTGCGGGGGTGAATCCCGTCAGGTCACTCACTTCCGGCGCAAGCTTGATATGTATCTTGCCGTCATCGAGGACAACCGGCGTGAAATTCAAGTTGACGCCGAACTGCTTGAATTGAATCTCGACTTCGCCTTGCGAATTGACGCTGCGTACTGGTACTTCGCCGCCGGCATTGAAGCTGGCCGTTTCGCCGGAAACCGTGGTGAGGTTGGGTTCGGCCAGCAGCCTCACGAGCCCTTTGGACTCGAGCGCCTCAATGTACATATCGACCTTGATGTTGCTATCGATAACGCGCGTGAGCAATGCGCCAAACGGACTGGAGTTGGACAGTAGTCCACTGAGCAAAGTCCCCGATCCGAGCACCGCACCATCTTCATCGACCGCGGCAATGCCAGTTCCGACCTTTGTCGTGCCGCGGCTGTTCGTGCTTTTGAACGAAACACCAAGGTCGCGGCCCGCATTACGCTTGGCCTCGAGGATGCGCACCGACAGGTTGACCTGCTCGCTGTCGTCGATCGTCACGGCGTTGATGATGGCGTCTGGCCCATATTGCTGCGTCACCTCGACGATTTGCGCCAAAGTTGCGGCGTCCTTCACGTGGCCGCTCAGGCGCACCTTGCCGTTGATCGAGCCGATCTCGATGCGCGCCCTCGGCGCCACCTGGCGGATCGCGGCCGCCATGTCGCCGACATCCTGGCCGACCTCTATCTGGATGGCGCCCAGCGAGCGCTTGTCTTCGGAAAACAGATTGACGGTTGTTGTGCCGACGGCTTTGCCGATGATGTAGAGCGTCTTGTCGGTCATCGGCTGCGCGTCGGCGATCTTCTCGTCGCCGACCACGATATCGCCCAGCGTGGCGTTCACCTGGATCGTGGCCGATTGGGAAACCGGCACGAAGACTCGATGCAGCGAGGGACTAGACACATCGATGAATCGGTCCGCCGCGCTGGCCGGATGACCAAGCATCGCCGGTGCAACCAAGAAGGATAGCGCGACCGCCGCTACCCTCACCCAAGACCGCTTCATTCCCCGTCTCCCCGTTTGCTGCCTGTGGCAGTCCCGCCGCGCTGACCCCGTCAGTTTTGTCGCGGCACTTCATATGACTCCGCCTTGACGCCGCGAAACACGCTGACTGTCGCGAGCTTGGGCGGTTCAGGCTGGACGTACTTGATCACTTCCTTCACTTGCGGCTGCGCCTCAGGCGCGGCGGCGACGACAGTGACCGGCTTTGTCTTGCTGATTTGGTCGATCTGGCTGCCGACCCGTTCCACCGCCTTGGCCAGCCCGTCGATCTTCTCGTCGGCCTGCTTACGCGCGGCCTCATCGGCCTTCTGCTTGTCTAATTCAGCTTGGCGCTTGGCGACGTCGTCCGGTGTGTCGCCCGTCAGATCCGCCAGCGTGACTCTCTCATTAGTCTCACCCTTGCTGCCGGCAGCCTGACGCAAAGCCAGCGACAACTGGCCGGCTCCCGCCGCCAAGGTGAGTTTCTGAGCATCCTTGGTGCTGACTTCGACCGTGACAGCCTTCACGACCTGCGGGGCATCCTTGCTTTCATCGGCAACCTGATCTACCGCAAGCACCTTGACGCTCTGCAACAGCACGTCGACGAAACTTTTGTCTACACCGTCGTTACTGCGGACATTGCGGGTCAACAGCACGTCGACCCGGTCGCCGGGAAATACAAAGCCAGCGACACCGAGCACGTCATTAACGCGGATCGAAACTGCCTTCATGCCTTCGCTGAGCACCGCCGACAGCGTGGCCCGTTGACCTGGGCCGGTGATCTTGGCGGCGAGAACCGGCTCATTGGCACTGATCGATTGCAGGGCCTGGCGCACCCCTTCGCCGGCCGTCGCCTCCTTTACCGTCTTGAACGCGCCCGCAGGCACGGCTCCAGCCGGCCACGCAATCTCACGCAGATTGTCGGCGCTCAGTGCGTCGCCGAATTTCAGGGGCACCGCCGCGACCACGACTGTGCTCGCCTGCACACCATTGGACTGCGCCAAAGCATTGCGCTGGCCAGCAAGCCAGATATTGACGAGCACGACTGCCAGCACGCCGAAAATTCCGGCGAGCACGATCATGATGAGTGTATTAGCGCGCATTTGCCCCCAGCCCCATTCAAACAACCACCTGGCACCAACAGGCACCCAGGCCGAGATTGCTTTGCCATCAAGTCGGCCAGGCCCGGAGGTCGTCTCTGGGCCTGGCCTGTTTCTGCATCAGCAGCCAGTCACGTTCGCATCACCAGTCTTGAGATTGGTGCAAAGCGTGGTCCACTGATCTTTGACGTAAATACCAACACCAATGATGATCGCGATCACCGCTGCCGTAATGATGCCGATCAGAATGGAGTATTCGACCATGGCAGCGCCGTTGTCGTCGTCACGGAACTGCCGGGCCAAGGTCATGAGCTTCTTCATGCTAATTCTCCCTTGGGATCCAATTGACCAGGCCCGAAGTTCGTCGCCGGGCCTGGTCGATTTCTGGATCAGCAGCCGGTCACCTTGGTATCCGCGGTCTTCAGGTTGGTGCACAGCGTGGTCCACTGATCTTTCACATAGATACCAACGCCGATGATGATCGCGATCACAGCCGCGGTGATGATGCCGATCAGAATCGAGTATTCGACCATAGCAGCGCCGTTATCATCGTCGCGGAACTGCCGGGCCATCGTCATGAGCTTCTTCATGCCAATTTCTCCCTTTGGAGGTTTGAACCCGACGAGACAGAGCCAAGGATGAACCCCATACCCAAGCATCCCCCGTCACGTTCAATCCTAGGTCGCGTAAAAAAGCAGTGTCAAACGGATTAACGGAAGCTTAACCTTTCAATACTCAGCCTCAGGAATTTTTAATTTGGACAAGCGCTTGATTCGGCTGATTTTTCAAGCCATCTTAACCATTCATTCACAATTTGGCCACCGTGCTGCCTTGGCCCTAGTTCATTAGGATATGCACATATACGTTTATATCTAGCAAGTTAGAGCGCATATCAGATTGTGCTAAGACAAAGGTCTTAGGACATTGGTCCGACGCTCCGCTTCGAATTCAAGTAAAACGATTTTCCGTGGATCGATTTTTTAACTATGTTGCAAGTAATACACGATTTGCGGCCACCGCGCTGCTTGTGCCCCTCGTGGTTAACGCTTAGTTTCGATCCTGGGATAAGCAGGGGGCTAGAGCGGCATGTTGGGTCGCTTCATCAAAGGGCCGAATGAGCAGCGGGCGCAG
It contains:
- a CDS encoding type II and III secretion system protein family protein, which gives rise to MPVSQSATIQVNATLGDIVVGDEKIADAQPMTDKTLYIIGKAVGTTTVNLFSEDKRSLGAIQIEVGQDVGDMAAAIRQVAPRARIEIGSINGKVRLSGHVKDAATLAQIVEVTQQYGPDAIINAVTIDDSEQVNLSVRILEAKRNAGRDLGVSFKSTNSRGTTKVGTGIAAVDEDGAVLGSGTLLSGLLSNSSPFGALLTRVIDSNIKVDMYIEALESKGLVRLLAEPNLTTVSGETASFNAGGEVPVRSVNSQGEVEIQFKQFGVNLNFTPVVLDDGKIHIKLAPEVSDLTGFTPAGDPIFTNRKLTTVVDLRDGQSFAVGGLLSSKNTRLQDQVPWLGQVPIVGALFHNSSTQKEETELVVIVTPHLVRPVKPGEQLATPFDKTRPANDPELMLLGQLEVSKDMIRMYEHGDGVTGPYGHMLDVKSKDKLVYVKK
- the cpaB gene encoding Flp pilus assembly protein CpaB, with the protein product MIVLAGIFGVLAVVLVNIWLAGQRNALAQSNGVQASTVVVAAVPLKFGDALSADNLREIAWPAGAVPAGAFKTVKEATAGEGVRQALQSISANEPVLAAKITGPGQRATLSAVLSEGMKAVSIRVNDVLGVAGFVFPGDRVDVLLTRNVRSNDGVDKSFVDVLLQSVKVLAVDQVADESKDAPQVVKAVTVEVSTKDAQKLTLAAGAGQLSLALRQAAGSKGETNERVTLADLTGDTPDDVAKRQAELDKQKADEAARKQADEKIDGLAKAVERVGSQIDQISKTKPVTVVAAAPEAQPQVKEVIKYVQPEPPKLATVSVFRGVKAESYEVPRQN
- a CDS encoding Flp family type IVb pilin, whose protein sequence is MKKLMTLARQFRDDDNGAAMVEYSILIGIITAAVIAIIIGVGIYVKDQWTTLCTNLKTGDANVTGC
- a CDS encoding Flp family type IVb pilin, translated to MKKLMTMARQFRDDDNGAAMVEYSILIGIITAAVIAIIIGVGIYVKDQWTTLCTNLKTADTKVTGC